aattcttataaAACCCCCACTTGCAATTCCTAATAAAAAGTGGTACCAACTTGGACCAAGTGATACCATACCAACGCTTAAAAATATAGTCGctcaacaaaaaatacaaactgatgGTCAAAACATCTGTTCCTCGAAAGTATAGTTCtgcttaaaataatataaaaccatataaaataaaacaattagaGCATATCAGTTTAAATAGTGAACCCTCTCGACAAAGACCATGCAAGCTATTTTTCCACCAACCTCACCCAACCAACCACACCGACCATGCATCGAACAGAGCGCGCGCTTTCTACCCTATCAACCACAGACGAATTCTGGCATTTGCAATGCAAGCAGGCATAAATATACACAATAACCGGGCAGGCATATCGACACAAAAGCATGGGACGTGTTCGTAgtgttgattttttgatgtgtGTGGAGTACTCACTTGTCTTTGGAGGGAATCTAATTCTCGATCCATCGCCTTAAGCATGAGCACACCCGCGTTGCCTGACGCCATCGCAGCCAGATCGTCGTGGTTGATGTACATGCCGCGAGGGGGCTTGCGCTTGTGGCGTCCGCCCAGTGGGGACCCGCGCTTGCCACCCGTGGGCCCCGATGTGGGCCGCAACAATCCCGTTCGTCTGTACATGCCAATATTACACGTTATCGACATACTAGTTTCATTTCAGTTCATTTCTTCAACTAATAGGCAACTATCAAGCGGATAGGTGGGACCACATTTATCCTCAACCACTTTTTTGGCGAGAGACAAGCGCAAAATTAATGTGGCCTTCGGAACCATGCACGGTGCGCTAATTCACAACTAAGTCATATTTCAGTGTTTAAGGCGCTCAAGTCAACGACGGACGGGACGAAATGCACATTCATTTTGCGCCCCATCAAGGAGACGTGGGTTGCCCatcaaaagaaatatttattcctatgattttttgaaccCACGCCTCGTGCGGAAACATCGAGTGGGGTCTGATACGTACCTCCAGTGTTGGTAGCAGGAATTACAGAGGGACCCCTTGGACGTCACTTGAGTGACGGTACAGGCGACTCCGCAGTTAGAGCACGCGCCACCCTCACCCTGCACACATACAACAATCATACCGACCATATCCCATAATGAAACTAATAAAATAGAAGAGAGAAAACGAACACCCAGTGTGACTTTCGTCTTTGCATCGTAAACAATACAATATTCGTAAAGTATATGCGTGTATGTATGCATGTAATGGATGGAGAGagtattaaataaaacgttagcCAACGCACACTGCAGCTCATGCGAGAGAGGCAACACGGGGTTAGTCGACGTGATACCAATACCCTGTCTCTATTTGAACTGAAATAGGGCAAGATACGTGACCACCTATACTGAAATGTTACGATGAAATGGAAATGTAATATGCATGATACAGTAAAGCCGTCACATATGAAATGAATTGTCATTATTTTGCGATTGTACTGCTAGGCTGATTGGCGTGCAATATCTATTGAGGGTTCACTACCTGAGTAGCGTTCTCGTCGGGAGGTTGACCCGTACGACTTGGTGAACCGCTTTTACGACGAATGCCACGATGTATTGTCCATTTCTGCAAGATAATCCATTACAGCTAAACCAACCGCCGACTTTTAGACTTGTTTCAATACATTTATTGGTTTATTCGCAAGGCTCggatctttttttttcaaatcacatTTATTTCTGCTACTACTGAATAGGATCTACGACACCGCCCGGGTCCACCAGTTATAGCAACACTTTCCCAAACTCAGCCAACGAATTACATTCACGCAAAATCTATTGTGTTCTACAAACAATAAGCAAAACAAGTAGTACAATCAGTTATTAGCTCCGAGAAATCAAGTTTATTTTACTCATGTATTATTAATTGGGAAAAACTGAGTTTcattacaacaaaaattacacaataatTCTAAATGATTATCCAGTTGTTGAGTGACTCCATTAAGTCATTGCAAAAATAACTTGCTTTTACAAGGTAATTCTGTAaggaaatgataaaaaatcgGTTCGCACTTGGAATCTCatcatttatttttgcttagttttcgacataatttgaattgattgtaaaaaaaatactctttaaaaaagtattacaCTAAACTAAGAATAGCttagaatattaaaaaaaaataaatgggtTACAGTTTAAGTTTCAGTGGAATTAAGGATTGCAGtcgagaatttaaaaaatgaagtcccataacttgaaaaacttAATATTTTAACGGAAAccccttttattttttattcttgcaGCTAGAAGATTAATTATCTTTGTAAAAACTTGAATATTTAAGTGCACTTTACAAAGTACAAAGTAAGTACAAAGAagataattaacattaactattttctgaacacaaaaaaatagtacgacaaaattaaaaatgatgaCGCTTCAAACGTTATACTGTCTGAAAAggtaatttatacctaaattgtacaagatagaaatatggtgtcgcgaaCTTTATTATAGGAAATTAGCCGATTAAACTTTAACTGAGCTTTTCATATGATCTGTAGTTTCTAGAGCGACAATtgaaaattaacataaatattaatcactgagaagaaaaaacaaataacagggtgctcgattttttaagttattcaacttttaacatcttaattttttattttcttaattgcaatgcgctaaaaatatttttaaaaattcgttaaaaaaattaaattgtttcaatAACTAAGCAAACTCAACCAATAAAAGTTGGctcaaaatcatattttattaatcattTACATGTTACATTACTGCttctaaacttaaaaaaaaacacaaaaaataaactcagcaaaataaataaaataaaaatttaatgaataatgAACATGAAAAAGGACGGACTAAAATATGATACAACGTAGAAATCATATTAAATCTAAAATCATTTATAAAAGTTAGGTCATGGTTGAAAATCTTGGAAAAGCATAAATCGACTTGCATTTTTGACGATTCTTTTCttgttttgagaattttaaattactaattttttaattactagataacaaaaaataatttgaattctTCTGAGTAATAATCACTCGCCTACAATGCGATAGTGTAATGAAAACAGACATAACATGTGTCATAAATCATAATCTACTTTACGTAAAGCACTTGATAGTTTATTCAACATAATGATATTAAATTACAAGTCAGGATCAGGATTCTCGCCAAAAAATATAGCTGATTTTCAGAATAGTattaagaattaaattttggcGTGAAAACAACAAAGTGAGAATGAGAAAGTGTTCCATTCGCAAAACCATAATTTCGAGCCCAAATAAAGCTTTAGTACAGCCAGACTTCCTATCAAGCACGGCATTTGCAAAACTGCTCATGTCGCCTAAAAATGCAACGTTTTCCAAACGTTTAAAATACCAAATTCGCTAATTTAACGCTTGTTAGCTGTTGGGACGATTAGAGCCATACAACAGCTGTAACCATTAGGCACACTTTACATAATATTAACATACCCTAGATCAGAACACAAACCAGTCAAATTTCATGCAAAATAAAGTTGTCTACTACATAAATCCAGACGCAACTAATAAACCTACTCTTACCTTATCGTCATGGTCTGATTCCTCGTTGGATCCTCCCTCTGAGCCGGCCTCTGAAGCGCCCCCTTCCTCCTTGGGGGTGTTCAACTTACGTGCCTGCTTGTCCATGAGGCTGGTCCTAGACCTTGTCTTTTTCCAACTGTAGTAATACTTGACTAAACTTGCAATACTTTTATCTGGCAACTGCACAAAAGTTAGAAGGGGGCCACCCAAAGTGACTTTTTACCATTTGTCTTATCCTATGAAAGCTTTTGCCGTGGAACTGAAACGCCTGCTCGAACAGCACCTTGTCTTCGACCGACCACTCGTCGGGGAAGGGGGTGAAGTTCGCCAAGTCCAGCACCGCCCGGTCTAAATCATGCTTGTGCCAAAAGAGCATCCCAAGCGCCTGCTCCCCGTTGTAACCGTACTTGTCTTTGGCTAAAACTATGTAATCCTCCACTGGAACCAAAACTGTTAGTAAGGGGGCGCAGACGCGTCGCTTGAGACATACGCTTTGACTCGGGGATGGACTCAGTTGGTGACCATACAAGTAGCGCTCGATCGGCCAATAATTCGGGTTTTCGCTGCGATTCCGGCTGAAGTTCGGGGCAAATGGCCTGGTAGTCTCGCCCAACTCGAATCTTATCTACTGGAACTACAAAGGCAAGATTTCAGACACGCCAGACTAACACTATGGTCGGGTTCACAATTTTGTGGGAAAcgtttttttactgtttaaaGCCGTTTATTGGAAGAATCCGTGATTGGGGAAAGGTACAAAAAGAGAAATCGTCATCAGAAAGGGGATAATGCTAACCTGAGCTTTCATCCTCGCTTGTGGAGTCTTGAACGTGACCATTGGGACTCGGTCCTCGACTCCGACCGTTTCGGgcattttcactgtttttttcgGCTAGAACCATCTTCGCTCCTCCTAACTAGAGCTTCacataaataatagaaaattaatcttAAGAAAAAACCGAGTCTATGATTCAGCAACACCACAGCTTACTCAAACTACAAAGCGACTAGAAAATCGTCATCGGAGAACCGTAGTTTACCACGGCTTATTTCCAAAAACCGCCACGGCGCTACGGTCAAACGCATTTTTTCCACAATACATCGTAATTTTTAGCGTTTTTCAACGACCACCAACTTAAAAACGCTTATCGCaactttataatttcataTTCTTACTTGCTACTGTACCCAAAGTCGCTTAAAAATAGTAAGAGCACTAAAAATTTGGGTTGTTTTTGAATGTACCGCCCATGTTGGGATTTCCTGTTTTATCTCcttcatttttaaatcttCCATCTTTGTCTCTTGCTTGATTTTTGACGTTCATCTTATAACCTTACTTTTGAAAGCCCAAAATGTCTTGTGTGAACCTGTTTATTAAAAGGGGGATTTCCACATCCTGTGCCAGATTCGGCAAGCGTAACTTTAGGAAATTCCCAATATACAACAAACGCGgttctaaaatatttaaagaaatgaGGAAAGACCCTAATTATGACCTGCCGCATGACAGTGGGACAATTCAATTTAAATCttcttttaattagtttattgaTTACAGAACGTGGCCTGAGGGATGTTGGTTATTATGCCGACGATGGAACTTTTGTCCTAGTGCCAGAAAAAATTCCCGAACTTATTGTGCCAGATTTGAAAGACTTTCCAGTAATTCTatgcaattaattaaacaggatttggaaaaataacgTTTTAGCTCAAGCCTTATGTCTCGTACAGAACCCCCGACGTCATGCAGTCGGAATTTACAGCTGAGGACTTGTTCAACGTGGTGTATGCACCAAAAATAGCGAAAGATTTTAAAGAGGGTAAACTGAACGAAGATGGGACGCCTTTGGAGCCATCACCTGAGGAAAGAATGACACCGGAGGAGGCTAGAATTAAAGCAGAACAAACTGGAAGTGATATATTTTAGAATAATCGTAGATATTTGTagataataaaacattaaacgATTAAAATTGAACATGTTTTACTGGTTGcataacatttattttccgaaataaattattattttagaaattatgTTCTTTATAATGCAATTAAGCAAGCAGACACTTTCTTGTTCTGCATGAACACgtttatttttcgaatttatgGTGAAAAGTAAACATCTTTAGAGGTTAGATCAAAATCACTGATGACCTTTTAACCTCAATCATTTCGCAAAAATGTCCAACTTTAAACGCCTCTTAAATGTGCCCCACGTTAACAAAACCGTAAGTTCTTATTGTCGATAAAATCAAACTACACTCAATATCACAGACTTTTCGATTATCCCACAAATCACACTTGGAAGCCCTCCGAGAACGGATTATAAACGGCCCCAGTCTCCAAGACTTTATAAAGAGCCCCGATCCTGTCTTAAAAGAAGACTCCGAGGCTTGGAAAGACTACAATGGGAGGCTCAAAAGAACCAAAAGTGAAAGTTCCCGTCTTAGGTTACCCCCATGGTTAAAGACCTCAATTcccaaaggaaaaaaattcagCGAGCTTAAAGAACAGTTAAGGAACCTTAATTTGCACACTGTGTGCGAGGAGGCAAGGTGTCCAAATATTGGGGAGTGTTGGGGTGGAGGCGAGCATGGGACGGCTACAGCTACCATCATGGTATATTTTTACAGTTACAGATACAATTAATGAAGTCAACAGTTGTTAGGAGACACTTGTACAAGGGGGTGCCGATTCTGTTCCGTTAAGACCTCAAAAACGCCTCCAGCACCCGACCCAAACGAACCTGTTAAAACTGCCTCAGCTATAGCATCATGGGGGCTGGACTATATTGTGCTAACATCAGTTGACCGCGACGGTAATAAAAACACAGTTGAAATTAATTCGCGGTCCAATTGGTCCAATTTGTGTGTAACTTTTaaccattaattaatttttaattaacaatctcctaattttgtgtttaagtaattgttttatttagatttGCCTGATGGAGGTTCAAATCATTTTGCCGAAACTGTGAGAGAGATAAAGAAGCGGTATTTTTTCACATttgttactttttgtttctgattATTTGTTGTAGTAAGAGCGAGATTCTAGTAGAGTGCTTAGTGCCTGACTTTGCTGGTGACCTAAATGCTGTGAAGACAATTGTTGATTCAGGTTTGGATGTTTACGCTCACAATATTGAAACTGTTGAAGCTTTAACTCCGTTTGTAAGAGACAGAAGAGCAAAATATAGGTCAGAAAtcaaataagtttttagtttgtatttttttgatatttaataGGCAGTCGTTGGCAACTCTTGAagctgttaaaaaatttaacccCGATATGATTACAAAGTCGTCAATTATGTTGGGTTTGGGTGAAACTGACGATGAAGTTAGACAAACTTTGGAGGATTTAAAGACAGCAGGTGTTGATTGTGTGACTCTTGGACAGTACATGCAACCAACTAAAAAACATCTACTGGTTGTTGAATATGTAACACCTGAGAAGTATCAATATTGGGAAAAAGTAGGAAATGAAATGAAGTTTTTGTACGTTGCGAGTGGACCTCTTGTGAGAAGTTCCTACAAAGCTGGTGAATTCTTCATTGcgagtattttaaaaaatagaaaaactaaTGCTGTGTAAttaattgttgttaaataaaaagtatattGACGTTGGcccaaaagtttttatttatttactcctAAAACAGTTAAGTTTTCCTGGCTTGGGTCATTGAAATCGTCCGTAAAGTGGCCCTTGTAGTCCACCAAGTATACACATTTGTAATGTGGGTTACGTAACGATATTTTTGATTTGCACAAAATAGTCGGtacttacaatttttattgttagtatttacaattttacatacaattatttattctaaGTACAATCACACAAAATgcaattacaataaatatggCACATGTAATGATATCAACTACAATCTGTCTTTGCATAAGTTTTGTTACGTAGGGTTGTAATCAAAACTTGTGCATGCCTGGACTCTATGACATATATTTAGTAAAGAGTATCGAAATATCTGGATACATGTATAAAATAATAGCAACCATTCAgatcaaatttatttgaagatATTTTGGAATCTCTGTCGTACATAATCGAAGTGTGATAACAATAAGCGTAAAAATATATACATGAGAAACTTAACAAAGTAGTTTGATTTAAAAAGAAGCATTGAAATGAGCGCGAATATCGTTCGATAAACTCAATCTTCACGGTTGTACATCACTAACacacaaaatttacaaacaacGGGTGAATCCCCCACAAAGCATCGGTCCATCATCAGGAGATCAAGGAACTTAAGTCGACTAGATTAGAAGCCATATTTTATTATCATATTGGCTCGTTGTTcgcttaaataaatttcataatGATAAAACTTTATTACGTATGTTTTTGTGATGAAATCAACgcaataatttcattttgccAGTGTTTGATTAATACATCTGATCGATTCGAGTGCAGTGTCTAGTTCACTGGTTTCATTATTACGTTTGGTACTGTAACATTGGTGCTGCTAAATTCGGATGATGCGTTGTGTTCATCCTTAGGGCGGATAAGCTTTTATTGTACCATTCATCCTCGGCGCTCATACCTgaaagaaaagagaaaaaatgatAGAAATTCATCGTGTTAGGAGGAAATGTGAGCTACTCGACTAAGGAAAGCTTTAAAAAGTTCAGGCTGCAGGAAATAACGTCGTTTCCGTTCAGATGCACTAAGATTACGGACGGCGGCTTCAAGATGTTTCATTTCCGACACGGGATGAAATTTTGGTCAGAAAGTAAAAAGCTAATGCAACGCGAATTTGTGTCACAGAACCAAGTCTAACTAGCATCTTAAAGGGTTGTTCTTTGGCGAAATTGACAAAAGATCAGAGAGGGTACTTACTCATGGCATCTTGTCGCATTCCTGCCACTGTGGTCATGTTTGTACCGTGTGACATGGAAAAGGACTGGGCCATTCCGGGATAACTACTCGTCGTCAtctgaaaattgcaaaaatacatGAAAATCTTTCAATAAGGGCAGTACAATTGTAgctatttcaaataattattattgtaaatgttGTTCCTGTTGTCTTATTAGCGTAGAATCGCAGCATTTTTTTGCATATCTATGTGTGAAAAATTAATGAGTGCATTATATTATTAAGatctttgtgttttttggataaaattgTGAACTATCACTAtgaaaattcttaataaaGTTCTTGGCTGTAATATTACAcactaaatattttgtttgttacacTTGTTCGTATTCTATGGTCACCTTTCTATAAAAACATTCATCGAGAGAATTGAGGCTGTacagtataatttttttaactttataaaaTGGAAACTTCCGTCCACaattataaacaaatacgCGCACAGTTTAAGCTATTTGGGTTTAGCAAAGttagaaactagaaaaatttaccttttaatttgttttattttttatgttctcaACAATTTTATTGATGCTCCAGATTTTCTTAGATTACTaaagtttttagtttctcgTTATTCTGtacgtaaaatatttttctttgacaatgacatctatttttttcttgtactcTTCtgttaacaatgttttttatttatgtaatctttattgtaatagtatagatttttttataacttgtttttgtgttttattcaaAAGCGCTCTCgtaaaaaatgtactaaagttttaattcttgtaaatgtaaaataaaggTTTGGTATGGTTAATAaaggttattattattattattattattatttattactattattgtttttataaggTTGATTGAAATAATTAGCATGAACAAAACAgaaatacataaatgaatgaaaaacaATTGTCTCTTATATAAAATAACGCCAGTAcagaaaaataattctttgtcaaaaataatctataataataattttttttaattttattgtatttttatacTTGATTTCCTTATCTTCCAGAAATATAAAGCAGTGAACGTACTATCAgaaacagtaaacaaaatagttggttttcaataaaaaaaagaatttttcgaaaaaacaataacgtcatacatttttaaataaagttatagtgtaggaatttttaaaaataaaacggatCTATTCAAAGACatatttgataaataaaccatacctaacaaaaatatgaattttatgcgtGAGAGAGATCATTTATAGGAAAACATTACAATTTGTGTCAATTCATCAAACGAAAATTTGCCAAATTCTTAAGGTGTCTCTTCGTGAGATACGTTTTATTTAATGCTTCATAATTTTAAGTATCGTAtctaaagcactttttctgaTTATAAATGAAA
The sequence above is a segment of the Tribolium castaneum strain GA2 chromosome 9, icTriCast1.1, whole genome shotgun sequence genome. Coding sequences within it:
- the CoRest gene encoding REST corepressor 2 isoform X1, whose translation is MVLAEKNSENARNGRSRGPSPNGHVQDSTSEDESSVPVDKIRVGRDYQAICPELQPESQRKPELLADRALLVWSPTESIPESKLEDYIVLAKDKYGYNGEQALGMLFWHKHDLDRAVLDLANFTPFPDEWSVEDKVLFEQAFQFHGKSFHRIRQMLPDKSIASLVKYYYSWKKTRSRTSLMDKQARKLNTPKEEGGASEAGSEGGSNEESDHDDKKWTIHRGIRRKSGSPSRTGQPPDENATQGEGGACSNCGVACTVTQVTSKGSLCNSCYQHWRRTGLLRPTSGPTGGKRGSPLGGRHKRKPPRGMYINHDDLAAMASGNAGVLMLKAMDRELDSLQRQIQQNKQNISSLKRKHADSIEDLRPTNDNSSRINARWTNEELLLAVQGVRKYGKDFKSIAEVLGNKTEHHVRTFFVNYRKRYNLDNVLKDWEKDNGPLPEDNGDVKVELDDSNNDNDVICISPTPKKEMKNGKVTQASK
- the CoRest gene encoding REST corepressor 1 isoform X2; this encodes MVLAEKNSENARNGRSRGPSPNGHVQDSTSEDESSVPVDKIRVGRDYQAICPELQPESQRKPELLADRALLVWSPTESIPESKLEDYIVLAKDKYGYNGEQALGMLFWHKHDLDRAVLDLANFTPFPDEWSVEDKVLFEQAFQFHGKSFHRIRQMLPDKSIASLVKYYYSWKKTRSRTSLMDKQARKLNTPKEEGGASEAGSEGGSNEESDHDDKGEGGACSNCGVACTVTQVTSKGSLCNSCYQHWRRTGLLRPTSGPTGGKRGSPLGGRHKRKPPRGMYINHDDLAAMASGNAGVLMLKAMDRELDSLQRQIQQNKQNISSLKRKHADSIEDLRPTNDNSSRINARWTNEELLLAVQGVRKYGKDFKSIAEVLGNKTEHHVRTFFVNYRKRYNLDNVLKDWEKDNGPLPEDNGDVKVELDDSNNDNDVICISPTPKKEMKNGKVTQASK
- the mRpL41 gene encoding large ribosomal subunit protein mL41: MSCVNLFIKRGISTSCARFGKRNFRKFPIYNKRGSKIFKEMRKDPNYDLPHDKRGLRDVGYYADDGTFVLVPEKIPELIVPDLKDFPLKPYVSYRTPDVMQSEFTAEDLFNVVYAPKIAKDFKEGKLNEDGTPLEPSPEERMTPEEARIKAEQTGSDIF
- the Las gene encoding lipoyl synthase, mitochondrial, which produces MSNFKRLLNVPHVNKTTFRLSHKSHLEALRERIINGPSLQDFIKSPDPVLKEDSEAWKDYNGRLKRTKSESSRLRLPPWLKTSIPKGKKFSELKEQLRNLNLHTVCEEARCPNIGECWGGGEHGTATATIMLLGDTCTRGCRFCSVKTSKTPPAPDPNEPVKTASAIASWGLDYIVLTSVDRDDLPDGGSNHFAETVREIKKRKSEILVECLVPDFAGDLNAVKTIVDSGLDVYAHNIETVEALTPFVRDRRAKYRQSLATLEAVKKFNPDMITKSSIMLGLGETDDEVRQTLEDLKTAGVDCVTLGQYMQPTKKHLLVVEYVTPEKYQYWEKVGNEMKFLYVASGPLVRSSYKAGEFFIASILKNRKTNAV